A genome region from Flavobacterium sp. includes the following:
- a CDS encoding DUF3810 domain-containing protein, with protein sequence MKSKYILPLFLLIQILFLKILPFFPDYVEGLYSNNLYIRISNFSRTILGKIPFSVGDCIYAILILSIISWFWKIRKTWKSDWKDHLLKITGKISVFYFFFHVLWAFNYYRKPLFEKMEIKREYTDADLLAFTKRLIVKTNEIQFKITKNKDKKISFPYSQEEVFKMNLNGYENLAAEHPYFKYQTLSVKKSLFSVPLTYMGFGGYLNPFTNEAQVNDLLPMYSFPLTASHEMAHQIGFASENECNFIGVLASVKNDDLYFQYSGYSFALRYCLGIWKFKNEKVFEVLKNQINPGILKNYQESQDFWKKYDTFIDEGFHFLYDNFLKSNNQKDGMESYSKFIDLMINYYRTRKI encoded by the coding sequence GTGAAATCAAAATATATACTTCCTTTATTTCTTTTAATCCAGATTCTCTTTTTAAAAATCCTGCCGTTTTTTCCAGATTATGTCGAGGGTCTTTACAGCAACAATTTATACATTAGAATTTCAAACTTTTCACGAACAATTTTAGGTAAAATTCCATTTTCGGTTGGAGATTGTATTTACGCTATTCTTATCTTGTCAATTATAAGCTGGTTTTGGAAAATTCGGAAAACCTGGAAGTCAGACTGGAAAGATCATCTTTTAAAAATCACAGGTAAAATTTCTGTTTTTTACTTTTTCTTTCATGTGCTTTGGGCATTCAATTATTATAGAAAACCTCTTTTCGAGAAAATGGAAATCAAAAGAGAATATACCGATGCTGATTTATTAGCCTTTACAAAAAGACTGATTGTAAAAACTAATGAAATTCAGTTTAAAATCACAAAAAATAAGGACAAAAAAATTAGTTTTCCTTATTCTCAGGAAGAAGTTTTTAAGATGAATTTAAACGGTTACGAAAATTTAGCAGCCGAACATCCTTATTTTAAATATCAGACCTTGAGTGTAAAAAAATCATTATTCAGTGTACCCTTAACTTATATGGGCTTTGGAGGATATTTGAATCCATTTACAAACGAAGCGCAGGTAAATGATTTATTACCTATGTATTCATTTCCGCTAACGGCTTCTCACGAAATGGCGCATCAAATAGGTTTTGCGAGCGAAAACGAATGTAATTTTATCGGTGTTTTAGCTTCTGTAAAAAATGACGATTTATATTTTCAATATTCAGGCTATAGTTTTGCTTTGCGTTATTGTCTTGGAATCTGGAAGTTTAAAAACGAGAAAGTTTTCGAAGTTTTAAAAAACCAAATAAATCCCGGAATTTTAAAAAACTATCAGGAAAGTCAGGATTTCTGGAAAAAATATGACACTTTTATTGATGAAGGTTTTCATTTTTTATATGATAATTTCCTGAAATCGAATAACCAGAA
- a CDS encoding aminoacyl-histidine dipeptidase has protein sequence MSQEIRNLEPKALWNKFADLNAVPRPSKKEERVIEFMKNFGNSLGLETFEDEIRNVIIRKPATPGMENRKPIVMQGHLDMVHQKNADTVFDFDTQGIDMYVDGDWVRARGTTLGADNGLGVATIMAILESKDIPHPAIEALFTVDEETGMTGALNLKGGILQGQILLNLDTEEDDEIDIGCAGGIDVTATREYNEEEVPEGSVGYTITVKGLNGGHSGMDIHKGLGNANKIMNRLLFDGFENFGLQITEINGGSLRNAIPRESVAKVIISQMFDEAFVFDMQEIITDIKAEYKTTEPNLSIEIVKTELPEKVMDLGVQEGIIRAIYAAQNGVYRMSADMADLVETSNNIARVVVKDGEILVGCLTRSSVESSKFDLANSLRSAFELVGCEVELSGSYPGWTPNVNSEILEVLKDIYEKQNGEQPKVVACHAGLECGILGTNYPGMDMISFGPTIHGAHSPDERASISSAQKYWKFVLEILSNIPVK, from the coding sequence ATGAGTCAGGAAATTAGAAATCTGGAACCAAAAGCACTTTGGAACAAATTTGCAGATTTAAACGCCGTTCCGCGTCCGTCAAAAAAAGAAGAGCGAGTAATCGAGTTTATGAAAAACTTTGGAAACAGCTTAGGTTTAGAAACTTTTGAAGACGAAATTCGAAATGTAATCATCAGAAAACCGGCAACTCCGGGAATGGAAAACCGTAAACCAATTGTAATGCAAGGGCACCTTGATATGGTGCACCAAAAAAATGCAGATACAGTTTTTGATTTCGACACACAAGGAATCGATATGTATGTTGATGGTGACTGGGTTCGTGCTCGCGGTACAACTCTTGGTGCAGACAATGGATTGGGAGTAGCTACAATTATGGCGATTTTGGAAAGTAAAGATATTCCGCATCCGGCAATTGAAGCTTTGTTTACAGTTGATGAAGAAACCGGAATGACCGGTGCATTAAACCTTAAAGGAGGAATTTTACAAGGTCAGATTTTATTGAATCTTGATACCGAAGAAGATGATGAAATTGATATTGGATGTGCTGGAGGAATTGACGTAACAGCGACAAGAGAATATAATGAAGAAGAAGTTCCTGAAGGCTCTGTTGGATATACTATTACGGTAAAAGGCCTAAACGGCGGACATTCTGGAATGGATATTCACAAAGGATTAGGAAATGCAAATAAAATCATGAACCGTTTATTATTTGATGGTTTTGAGAATTTTGGTTTACAGATTACTGAAATCAATGGCGGAAGTCTTAGAAATGCAATTCCAAGAGAAAGTGTTGCAAAAGTGATTATTTCTCAAATGTTTGATGAAGCCTTTGTGTTTGATATGCAGGAAATTATTACTGATATCAAAGCGGAATACAAAACGACTGAACCTAATTTATCTATCGAAATCGTTAAAACTGAATTGCCTGAAAAAGTAATGGATTTAGGTGTTCAGGAAGGGATTATCAGAGCCATTTACGCAGCTCAAAACGGAGTTTACAGAATGAGTGCTGATATGGCTGATTTGGTTGAAACTTCAAACAATATTGCGCGAGTAGTGGTAAAAGACGGTGAAATTTTGGTTGGATGTTTAACACGTTCTTCTGTTGAATCTTCAAAATTTGATCTCGCTAATTCTTTGCGTTCGGCCTTTGAATTAGTTGGATGCGAAGTTGAACTTTCCGGATCTTACCCAGGATGGACTCCAAATGTAAATTCTGAAATATTAGAAGTTTTAAAAGATATTTACGAAAAGCAAAATGGTGAACAGCCTAAAGTGGTTGCTTGTCACGCAGGTTTAGAATGTGGAATTTTAGGAACAAATTATCCGGGAATGGATATGATTTCTTTTGGGCCAACTATTCATGGAGCACACTCTCCAGATGAAAGAGCCAGCATTTCATCGGCTCAAAAATATTGGAAATTTGTATTAGAAATTCTTTCGAATATACCGGTGAAATAG
- a CDS encoding carboxypeptidase-like regulatory domain-containing protein, with product MKYFAVFFFLLFSAIGFAQETETTTPQRVSGYIINDDSKQPLPNVNIINTNKVRGAKSDSKGYFEIDVQPNDTIHFSLLGFQSLRIRVTNDWIKNKVTRIQLTEKAIALEEVVIAPFNLTGYLEIDSKLIPTKENYRYSISGLTQGYEAGEYSPNAFGKVLGSIFNPADMLYNFFGKNARELKKLKDMKKDDTIRNLLETKYDRETIAVLLGISKDEIPEIMHRCNYSDAFIQTANDLQILDAISGCYEQYKVLKRN from the coding sequence ATGAAATATTTCGCAGTTTTCTTTTTTTTACTATTCTCCGCCATTGGTTTCGCACAAGAGACTGAAACTACAACTCCTCAAAGAGTATCGGGTTATATTATAAATGACGATAGTAAACAACCTCTTCCAAACGTAAATATCATTAACACCAACAAGGTACGCGGCGCAAAATCTGATTCAAAAGGGTATTTTGAAATTGATGTACAGCCTAATGATACGATTCATTTTTCTCTTTTAGGATTTCAATCTCTTAGAATCAGAGTAACAAATGACTGGATAAAAAATAAAGTAACTCGAATTCAGCTTACTGAAAAAGCAATTGCACTTGAAGAAGTTGTTATTGCTCCTTTTAATTTGACTGGATATCTTGAAATTGATTCAAAATTAATTCCAACAAAAGAAAACTACCGATACAGTATTTCCGGCCTTACACAAGGTTATGAAGCAGGTGAATATTCTCCAAATGCCTTTGGTAAAGTTTTAGGTTCTATTTTTAATCCTGCCGATATGCTTTATAATTTCTTTGGAAAAAACGCCAGAGAGCTCAAGAAGTTAAAGGATATGAAAAAAGACGATACGATAAGAAATCTTTTAGAGACCAAATACGATCGTGAAACTATTGCTGTACTTTTAGGAATAAGTAAAGATGAAATTCCTGAGATAATGCACCGCTGCAACTATTCTGATGCGTTTATTCAAACAGCAAACGACTTACAAATCTTAGATGCCATTAGTGGCTGCTACGAGCAATATAAAGTGTTGAAACGAAATTAA
- a CDS encoding DEAD/DEAH box helicase: MNKFEQLGLNESLLKAILDLGFENPSEVQEKAIPLLLEKDTDMVALAQTGTGKTAAFGFPLIQKIDADNRNTQALVLSPTRELCLQITNELKNYSKYEKGINVVAVYGGASITEQAREIKRGAQIIVATPGRMQDMINRGLVNIKNIDYCVLDEADEMLNMGFYDDIVSILSDTPDEKSTWLFSATMPQEVARIAKQFMSEPVEITVGTKNSGSSTVSHEFYLVNARDRYEALKRLADANPDIFSVVFCRTKRDTQAIAEKLIEDGYSAAALHGDLSQAQRDGVMKSFRGRQIQMLVATDVAARGIDVDNVTHVVNYQLPDEIETYNHRSGRTGRAGKLGTSIVIVTKSELRKIYSIERIIKQKFEEKTIPSGIEICEIQLLHLANKIKDTEVDHEIDNYLPAINNVLEDLSKEELIKKMVSVEFNRFITYYKKNRDISTQSSGERRERGDSEPREFNNNGAVRYFVNIGSRDNFDWMSLKDYLKETLDLGRDDVFKVDVKEGFSFFNTDPEHTDKVMDILNNVQLEGRRINVEISKNDGGGRRDHNNRGGRRNSGGDSRRDGNFAPRREGSSGGFRGERNSSRGEGFRSDRSSSSPRKEGGFRRNEGGSDRAPRRSESFGDSSRPRRPRRD, from the coding sequence ATGAATAAATTTGAACAATTAGGATTGAATGAATCGTTACTGAAGGCGATTTTAGATCTAGGATTTGAAAATCCGTCAGAGGTACAGGAAAAGGCGATTCCCCTATTATTGGAAAAAGACACGGATATGGTTGCGTTGGCTCAAACAGGGACAGGGAAAACGGCAGCTTTCGGTTTTCCGCTAATTCAAAAAATTGATGCCGACAACAGAAATACACAAGCATTAGTTTTATCGCCAACACGCGAGCTTTGTTTACAGATTACTAACGAACTTAAAAACTACTCAAAATACGAAAAAGGTATTAATGTGGTAGCAGTTTACGGAGGAGCTAGTATTACAGAGCAGGCAAGAGAAATAAAAAGAGGAGCACAGATTATTGTAGCAACTCCGGGAAGAATGCAAGACATGATTAACAGAGGTCTGGTAAACATTAAAAACATAGATTACTGTGTTCTTGATGAGGCTGACGAAATGTTAAACATGGGATTTTATGATGATATAGTTTCGATTTTATCTGATACTCCAGACGAAAAAAGTACATGGTTATTCTCTGCAACAATGCCGCAGGAAGTTGCCAGAATTGCAAAACAATTTATGAGCGAACCAGTTGAAATTACTGTTGGAACTAAAAACTCTGGCTCATCTACAGTTTCTCATGAATTTTATTTAGTGAATGCTCGTGATCGTTACGAAGCCCTAAAACGTTTAGCAGATGCTAACCCGGATATTTTTTCTGTGGTTTTCTGTCGTACTAAAAGAGACACTCAGGCTATTGCCGAGAAATTAATTGAGGATGGATATAGTGCTGCTGCATTGCATGGAGATTTATCTCAGGCACAGCGTGATGGTGTAATGAAATCTTTTAGAGGAAGACAAATTCAGATGCTTGTTGCTACTGACGTTGCTGCACGTGGTATTGATGTTGATAACGTAACTCACGTTGTAAACTACCAATTACCTGACGAAATCGAAACATATAACCACCGTTCTGGACGTACTGGTAGAGCAGGAAAATTAGGAACTTCTATTGTAATTGTTACAAAAAGTGAGTTGCGTAAAATTTACTCTATCGAGAGAATCATTAAGCAAAAATTCGAAGAAAAAACTATTCCATCTGGAATCGAAATCTGCGAAATTCAGTTATTACACTTAGCAAACAAAATTAAAGATACTGAGGTAGATCACGAAATTGACAACTACTTACCAGCAATCAACAATGTTCTTGAAGATTTATCTAAAGAAGAATTGATTAAGAAAATGGTTTCTGTAGAATTTAACCGTTTCATTACTTACTACAAAAAGAATAGAGATATCTCTACTCAATCTTCTGGAGAAAGACGTGAAAGAGGTGATTCTGAGCCAAGAGAATTCAATAATAACGGAGCTGTTCGTTATTTCGTAAACATTGGCTCTAGAGACAATTTCGACTGGATGTCTTTAAAAGATTATCTAAAAGAAACTTTAGATCTAGGTCGTGATGATGTTTTCAAAGTTGATGTTAAAGAAGGTTTCTCTTTCTTTAATACTGATCCTGAACATACTGATAAAGTAATGGACATTTTAAACAATGTGCAATTAGAAGGACGTCGTATTAATGTAGAGATTTCTAAAAATGACGGAGGCGGAAGACGTGATCATAATAACCGTGGCGGAAGACGTAATTCTGGAGGAGACTCAAGAAGAGACGGAAACTTCGCTCCAAGACGTGAAGGTTCTTCTGGAGGATTTAGAGGCGAAAGAAATTCTTCAAGAGGAGAAGGTTTCAGAAGCGACAGAAGCTCATCTTCTCCAAGAAAAGAAGGCGGTTTCAGAAGAAATGAAGGAGGTTCTGACAGAGCTCCAAGACGTTCTGAAAGCTTTGGCGATTCGTCAAGACCAAGAAGACCAAGAAGAGATTAA